A window of the Natronospira proteinivora genome harbors these coding sequences:
- a CDS encoding MotA/TolQ/ExbB proton channel family protein: protein MLELIQAGGWLMLPIILCSVIAFGIVAERLWTLRTSRVTPPHLAAEAWQWLQSGELSDERIKALRNNSPLGRILAAGLMHRHGDRQLMKDTVEDTGRHVVHDLERYLNTLGTIAAITPLLGLLGTVVGMVRVFTAITAHGVGDPGALAGGISEALLTTAGGLTVAIPSLIAYRYLRGRVDELVVDMEQQAMKLVDALSGHAGRQG, encoded by the coding sequence ATGCTTGAACTGATTCAGGCCGGCGGCTGGTTGATGCTGCCCATCATCCTCTGTTCCGTCATCGCCTTCGGTATTGTCGCTGAGCGTCTCTGGACCCTTCGCACAAGCAGAGTCACCCCGCCGCATCTGGCCGCGGAAGCCTGGCAATGGCTGCAGAGTGGTGAGTTGAGCGATGAGCGCATCAAAGCGTTGCGGAACAACTCACCCCTGGGGCGCATTCTGGCTGCCGGACTCATGCATCGTCACGGCGATCGACAGCTGATGAAGGATACCGTGGAGGATACCGGTCGCCACGTGGTCCACGACCTGGAACGCTACCTCAATACCTTGGGGACCATCGCCGCCATCACCCCGCTTTTGGGGTTGCTGGGCACCGTGGTGGGCATGGTGCGGGTCTTTACTGCTATCACGGCCCATGGGGTTGGAGATCCCGGCGCCCTGGCCGGTGGTATATCCGAAGCCTTGTTGACCACAGCGGGCGGCTTGACCGTGGCCATTCCTTCACTGATCGCCTATCGCTATCTGAGAGGCCGGGTGGATGAGCTGGTGGTGGACATGGAACAGCAGGCCATGAAGCTGGTTGATGCCTTGAGTGGTCATGCGGGGAGGCAGGGATGA
- a CDS encoding ExbD/TolR family protein: MNLRPRRSEEPEVNLTPLIDVVFLLLVFFMVSTTFVREADLEIILPEASLEGVEEAPDRPLEVVVSADGVYYVNGRELVNSRPETLDTAIRRVIGDDRDVPVTIRADANARHQSVVTVMDVAGKLGFSQIQVVTAEETEPDAVDEERP; this comes from the coding sequence ATGAATCTCCGGCCTCGCCGTTCGGAAGAACCGGAAGTCAATCTCACGCCATTGATTGACGTGGTTTTCCTGCTGCTTGTGTTCTTCATGGTTTCCACCACCTTTGTCAGGGAGGCAGATCTGGAGATCATTCTCCCCGAAGCCTCGCTGGAAGGTGTGGAGGAAGCCCCGGATCGCCCCTTGGAAGTGGTGGTGTCAGCGGACGGGGTGTACTACGTCAATGGCCGGGAACTGGTAAACAGTCGCCCCGAAACCCTGGATACCGCCATCCGGCGGGTGATCGGGGATGATCGGGACGTGCCGGTAACCATTCGGGCCGACGCTAATGCCCGTCATCAGTCCGTGGTAACGGTTATGGATGTGGCCGGAAAACTGGGGTTCAGCCAAATTCAGGTGGTGACGGCGGAAGAGACGGAACCCGACGCGGTTGACGAGGAGAGACCATGA